DNA from Bradyrhizobium diazoefficiens USDA 110:
TGGAGAGGCCAATCAGCGAGGCGCCGTCGAACGTCACGTCGCCGGACCGCGGCTTGACGAGGCCGAGGATGATCTTCATCGTCGTAGACTTGCCGCTGGCATTGCCGCCGAGCAGGCAGACGATGTGGCCGCGCGCGACCGTGATCGACAGGTCGAAATGCACCTGGGCCTGGCCGTAGAAGGTGTTGACATCAGACAGCGCGAGCAGCGGCCCGGAAGAGGAATTCGTCATGCCGCGCTCTCCTGCTCCGCCGCCCCCGACAGGCCGTGACCGAGATAGGCCTCGATCACCTTGGGATCGCCACGCACCTGTTCGCCCGGTCCCTCCGCGATCTTCTTGCCCTCGTCCATGACGATGACGCGGTCGGAGAGGCGCATCACCATCTCGAGCTTGTGCTCGATCAACAGGATGGTCAGCCCCTCCGCCTTCAACTCGGCGACGAGGCCCTGCATTTCGGCAGTCTCGGTCGGGTTCATGCCGGCGGTCGGCTCGTCGAGCAGCAGCAGGCGCGGCTTAAGAGCGAGCGCACGAGCGATCTCGACGCGGCGGCGGTTGGCGTAGGAGAGGCTGTAGGCCGGCTGGTCGATCCGCGGCAGCAGCCGCTCGCCAAAGCGGGCGAGGATGGCTTTCACCTCCTCGCGCAGCCGCTCTTCCTCGGCCTTGACACTGGCGGGACGCAGCAGCGCCAGCCCCAATTCCAGCAGCGGGCCGATCACCGGCACCGCCGGCTTGACCGCGCGCAGCCGCGTATGCGCGCCGATCAGGACGTTGTCCATGACGCTGAGATTGCCGAAGACGCGGCCGAGCTGGAAGGTGCGGGCAATGCCCTCGGCCGCGAGGCGTTCCGGCGAAAGGCCGGTGATGTCCTGGCCTTCGAAGCGGACTTGACCTGCGTCGGGCCGGTCGAGCCCGGTCACGAGATTGAACAGCGTCGTCTTGCCGGCGCCGTTCGGGCCGATGATGCTGACGAGCCCGCCCCTGGCAAGGTCGAGATCGATGGCGTCGACCGCGGTGAGGCCGCCGAAGCGCCGCGTCAGCCCGCGCAGCGACAGCATGGAAATGTGCTGCTCTGCCATCACATCGTCCCCAACAGGCCCTGCGGCCTGAACCGCACCAGCAGCAGCAGCACGATGCCGTAGATCAGGATGCGGTACTCCGCCGCGATCCGGAACAATTCGGGCAGGCCGACCAGCGCCACCGATCCGACGATGGCGCCGACGACATTGCCGAGTCCGCCGAGGATCACGACCGTCAGCGCCAGGATGGACTGCTGCGTGTTGAAGGTCTCGTGGTTGATGTAGGAATAGAGATGCGCGGCGATGCCGCCGCTGACACCCGCCGCAAACCCGCCGAAGATGAAGGCCAGCGATTTGTAGCGGTTCAGGCTGAGGCCGTAGGCGCGCGCGGCGATGTCGTCGTCGCGGATGGCGCGAAAGCTGCGGCCGAGATGCGAGCCGAGCAGGCGCGCCTGGAGCAGCGCCAGAACGACCATGACCGCAAGGCTGAACCAGTAGACCGACGACGGGCTGACGAGGTCGTAGCCGAACAGCGACAGCGGCGGAATGCCGGAGATGCCGATCGGCCCGCGCGTGACGCTCTCCCAGTTCAAGATCACCAGCGACACGATCTCGCCGATGGCGAGCGTCGCGATCGAGACGTAGTGCCCGCGCAGGCGGAACGACGGCGAGATCAGAGCGGTGCCGAGCGCAGCGCTCATCAGGCCGCCGCCGATGATGGCGAGGCCGACGGGAACGGCGAAGCTCAGCGACAGCAGCGCGGACGTGTAGGCGCCGATCGCGAGCAGCGCCGCATGTCCAAGCGAGACCTGCCCGATCGTGCCTGCAACGAGCGTGAGGCTGAGCGCGAGCATGCCGAGCAGCCAGGCGTTGATCAGGGTCTGGAGCACGTAGAAGGACACCGGGAACAGCGGCAGGATCGCAAAGGCAGCGGCCGCCACCAGCAGCGCCCAGCGCGGAATGCGCACCGGCCGGCTCGGCGCGATGAAAGTCCCGGTGAGCGGCTCGGGCGGCGCCTGCCGCGCGCTGGCGAACAGGCCGTTCGGCCGCAACACCAGCACGACGACCAGCAGCAGGAACGCGAACAGATTGCGGTAGCTGGTGCCGAACACGGCTACGCCGTAGCTTTCGACCAGTCCCAGCAACAGGCTCCCGATCACCGCGCCCGGCACGTTGCCGGCGCCGCCGACGACTTCGGCGACGACGCCCTTGAGTGTCGCCTGAAGGCTCATCGCGGTGTCGATCTGGTTGTAGTACATGCCGACCAGCATGCCGGAGACGCCGCCGAGCGCCGCGGCGATGCCGAACACCGCCTGATTGACGCGGTTGACATCGACGCCCATCTGCATCGCGGCATCGCGGTCCTGCGCCGTGGCGCGCACCGCCCAGCCGAGCTTGCTGTAGCGCAGGAACACGAACAGCAGCAGCGCGCTGGTGATGCCGACGCCGGCGATGAGCAGATCGAGCGGCCCGATCGTGCCGCCGCCGATCTGGAAGCGGACGTCCGGCAACTGGCTCGGCAGCGCACGCGGGTTCGGCGAGAACGTCAGCATCACCAGCTGGTCGAGCACGAAGCTGATGCCGATGGTCGCGAGCAGCGGCGCGATGCGCACCGAGTTCTGGAGCGGCCGCAGGCCGAACCGCTCGATGATCAGCCCGACCAGCGCTGCGGCCACCGCGACCACGATGATGGTGAGCGGCAGCGGCGTATGCAGCTGCACCACCGCGACCCAGCCGATATAGGCACCGACCAGATAGATCGAGCCTTGCGCAAAGTTGATCAGCCGGCTGACGCCGAAGATCAGCGCGAGCCCGACTGCAACAAGGGCGTAGACATTGCCGACGATCAGCCCGTTGATCGTGTAGTCGAGCCAGGAAGACAAACGTTGGTCCCCGCGTAGGAAGGAAGGCAGCCGGAGCGAATGCTCCAGCCAATAGGTCAGGTTGGCTTGCCGTCCCAGAGCGCGAACTGGCCCTTGCGCACGACCAGTTCTGCGTTCATGGCGCCCTTGACCCGGCGGCTCTCGACGTCGAACGTCGCGGAGCCGAAAATGACGCTCGACACATCCTTCACCTTGGCGAAGGCGTCGCGGATGGCGCGGCGATCGGTGCCGCCGATCCTCACGACCGCGGCCGCCATGTTCATCGCGTCGTAGGCATAGGCGTTGAAGGCGTCGGGCTCCTGCCCGTTGTACTTGGCCTTGAAGCCCGTGATGAATTTCTTCACCTCGGGCCTGGGATCCTCGGGGAAATAACGCGTGCCGAGATGGACGTCCTCGACCGCCTCGCCGCCGAGCTCCAGAAATTTCGGCGAGTATACCGAGCTTGCCGCGCAGATGGTCTGCTTCAGCCCGACCTGGCGGGCCTGGCGCGCGATCAGCGCACCGTCGGAATAGTAGGAGATCAGGATCAGCCCGTCCGGACTGGCGTCGCGCACGCGCACCAGGGTGGAGCGGAAGTCGCGCTCCTCCGCGATGTAGCCCTCGGTCACCGCGATCTCGGCGCCGTATTCCTTCGCCGCCTTGACGAAATAGTCGCGGCTGGTGCGGCCCCAATCGGTGTTGAGGTGGAGTATCGCGAGCTTCTTGAGACCGAGGCGCTTGACGGCATAGGCCGCCAGCAGCGGCTGCTCGTCGGCCTGGCTCACCGACGTGCTCCACATGAAGTCGCCACCCTTGGTGAAATCGGGGTGCGAATTGGTGAAACCGAACTGCACGAGGCCGCCGCGCTGATAGATCGGGGATGCCGCCATCGAGGCCGGGCTGGAGAAATCGCCGAGCTCCATGACGATCCGGGGATCGGACACGAACTTCTGGGCGATCGCCACCGACTGGCGCGGGTCGCTCTGGCTGTCCTCGAAGCTGTAGGCGAGCTTGTGGCCGTTGATGCCGCCGGCGGCCTGGATCTCGTCGAGTGCGAGATCGAAGCCCTGCTTCCACTGCGTGCCATATTGCGCGTTCGGCCCGGTCAGGGGGCCGCTGACGCCGAGCAGGATCGGCTCGGACGACTGCGCAAACGCGCTGCGCGAGAAGGCCGCTCCCGCCATCATGGCGGCGAGCGAGCCCTTGACCAGGGTACGGCGATCGATGTTGCTCATCTACGGCTCCATCCACTCAATGTTGAAACAAGCAGCAATTTCCATGCCGGTGAGATTGCCTATTTCGAGGGCTCACCGAGCGACAGCATCAGCCGGTTCGCCCAGTTGAAGAACGAGGCGCCGTTGATGACGTCGACGATCTCGGCATCGTCGAGACCGGCGCGGCGCAGCTCCTCGACATTGTCGGGCCCGAACGCGATCGGCGTCGCGGCCAGCGCCACCGAGGCCTTGACCACGGCATTCCAGCGCTCGCCGAGATCGGCCTCGACGCCTTCGTCGAGCAGCCGCTGCACGTCGTCGCGGCGCTTGGAATAGGTGCTGGCAAATCGCGCATGCACGGAGGCGCAATAGATGCAGCCGTTGTAGCGCGAGGTCGCGGCGGCTGCGAGCTCGCGCTCGGCGCGCGGCAGGCCATCGGCGACGTTGTAGAAGATGTCCTTGTCGGTCTTGGTGCGGGCTTCCAGCACCTCGGGATCGCGCACCAAGAGGCGGAAATATTCCGACTTGGCGCGGGCGCGATCGACCAGGCCGGCGAAGTGCCGCTCGGTCAGCTCGGCCTCGGGCAGCGGGTCGATCCACGACACCCAGCCGAGCTCGTCCTGGGTGAAGACGACGGGCGGATTGACTGTGTTTGCAGCGCTCATGATGCAGCCTCCTTACGCGCCAGCCGCGGCGTTTGCAGTGCGCCCAAGCGAGGCGCCGAGCACGCGCAGGCCCGTGACGACGCGCACCTGGAACGACAGGAACGCAACGAGCTGGGAGAAGGTGACGATGCCGGTATTCGACCAGCCGGCGGCCAGCAGCGCCTTCATGTCGGCGGACGCGGCATCGCGCGGCCGGAACACCAGCAGATGCGCATGCTCAAGCGCCGCAACGAGCCGAGGACCGAGGTCGGGTTTGCGCTCTGCGCTGACGCGATAGATCAAACCGGCCGTGTTCTCGACCGACAGCGGTCCAGCCGGGAAAGCGCCGTACGGGCCCGAGGTCGCGCCGCGCGCGATTTCGACCTCGATCGCTTCGACCAGGCGCGCTCCTTCGGCGGTCGCCGCGAGCTTTGCCCGGTAGAACGCGGCGACAACGGGCTCGCGGTGAAGACCGATCACGAAGAACGCGACCGCGGCGCGCTCGGAAAGCGAAAAATCGCCGGCGTCGATCGGCTCGAACAGCGACAGATAGCTCTTCTGCGCGTTCTCGCGCGCCTGCACGCGCTTCGCGCGGATGCCGTCCAGGGCGGACCCCGGTTCGATCCCGGCGAGCGTGTCGATGATATCCTTCGTCGCCATCATTCAGCCTCGTGCAACGCGATCATGTTCATTCCGACTATTGTTTGAGCGTGATTTTTCGGAAGACCGCTGCGGACTTTGCACTAACGCGGCCCTTCGGCTCCGGATCATGCTTTAGCCCGCCAGCGCCACGTCTTGCGCCGCCGTCCGGGTCCAGCCCAGCGCCGGCGCCACCTTGTCCGCGACCAGCTCGATCGAGCGCAGGATATAGGGGTGCGGTGCATCGACCGAATGCGCCTGGAAGACCAGGTCGGTCACCCGCTCCAGCGTCGCGTCGCCACGCAGCGAGGCGATGACCTCGTCGGCGGCGCCGACATGCGTGTCGAACGCGGTGATCATCTCCGCCAGCGTCTCGCCCGGCGGAAGGTGACCGCCCTTCATGAATTGCGGCAGCGCGCGCCGCAATCCAATGTCGGCAAGGCGCATCGCCTCACGATGGTCGTCGGCGACGAAGACGCTGCGCGAGGCCATGATGCGCGGCTCGCGTCCCGGCGGCAGCGCTTCGAGATAGGCGTCGATGATCGGGTTCTGGATCTCGGCCAGCGTTGCGCGCGGCGCATCCTTGGCCCGCGGCTGCGTGCGCGAGAGCAGGAGGCCATCGCCCGCCTTGCCGGCGCGGGCGCCGCCGGCGACCGAGAATGTCGCCTGCCAGATCCGGCCGTCCAGTTGCGGCCGCTGCGGATAGAGCGTGTCGCCGCCGGTGAGCGGCTTGCCGGCGAGCGCAGTGCGGACGACCTCGAGATTGCGCGCAAAGATCTCGTTGCGCTGGGCACCATCGAGACCGAAGGCGGCAAAAGCCGACGGATTGCCGCCGGTGCCGACGCCGAGTTCGAACCGGCCGTCGCAGAGAAGGTCGAGCACCGCGGCGTCCTCCGCCACCCTCACCGCATTCTCCAGCGGCAGCGTGACGATGCCGGTGCCGAGGCGGATGCGCGAGGTCTGCGCGGCGACATAACCCAGGAAGGTGAAGGGCGACGGCAGGCCGCCCTCACGCTCGTGAAAATGGTGCTGCGCGATCCACGCGGAATCGAGGCCGGCCTTCTCGGCGCGCACGATCTGCTCGGCCGCGAAGCGATAGCGGTCCGCCGGCGGCGCCTCGTCGAGAAGCCGCGTGAAGAAGCCCAGTCTTTTCAGATTTGCGAACCGTTTCATGCCAACCGCGCCCAACGTTGCAACAGCCCGCATGATGTCCGCTGCCGCAGCGCGAGGCAAGCAGCCGCCGCGCAGGGCTGCCACCCCGGAGCCGTCCATTCCTGCCGAAGATACGACGCCGGCTGCCTACCAGCTGGGCAGCACCGCCCCCTTGAACTTGGTCAGGACGAACTCCTTCACCTCAGGCGTATGGTAGCTGTCCACGAGCACCTTGACCCAGGGCTTGTCCTTGTCGGCGGTGCGAACCGCGATCAGGTTGACATAGGGTCCCTTCGGGTCCTCGCGCAGGATCGGATCCTTGACCGGATCGAGGCCCGCCTGGGTTGCATAGTTGGTGTTGATCGCGGCTGCGTCGACGTCGTCGAGCGCGCGCGGCGCCTGCGCGGCGTCGACCTCGATGAACTTCAGCTTCTTGGGATTCTCGGTGATGTCGAGCACCGTGGGCTTGAACCCCGTGCCATCCTTCAGCTTGATCACGCCCTTGTCGCGCAGCAGCAGCAGCACGCGGCCGCCATTGGTCGGATCGTTCGGGATCGAGACCTTGCCGCCCTCCGGGATGTCGGCGAAGGCCTTGTGCTTCTTCGAATAGACGCCGATCGGGAAGTTCACGGTCAGGCCGACGGCCTCGATCTTGTAGCCGCGATCGGCTTTCTGGTTGTCCAGATACGGCTGGTTCTGGAACGAATTGGCCTGGATCTCGCCGGCGTCGAGCGCGGCGTTCGGCACCGCATAATCGGAGAACTCGAGCAACTGGATATCGAGCCCCTGCCTGGCGGCGATCGGCTTCACCGCCTCGAGGATCTGCGCATGCGGCCCCGGCGTCACGCCGATCTTGATGGTCTCGGCTGTTGCTGTGGCCAACCAGGCGGCGAGCACGGTCGAGAGGATCAGAGGGAGGCGAAACGACATCTTGGTCTCCGTAGGTCTGCGACAATGATTGGAACCGTATTCGCTTCTCCGCAGGATGAAATCAATAAAATGGAAATCCATATTGGCGGCCTGGGCGGGCCACACCTTCTCCATTCGACGCCAAACAGAAAACGAATTCACGGCGCCCGACGGCGCTACAGTTGCTGACCAACGCGCTACTGCTGCCGGTGCCGGCCGTTGGCGTTGCCAGCATCAGGTGAGCCGCGCCTATTCGGACCGCCAGGTCGACGGCGACAGCATGACCAGGGCGCAGATCGCGGCATAGGCTACGAGCGCCACCGCGACCATGGTGGCGAGCCCCGCCATGCCCGCGCCAAAGCTTGCCACCGCGATCCAGCCGCCGCCGGCGGCGATCAGGATCCGCGCGATCGAGGAGGCGAGCGGCCCCATGGCGCGCCCGGTGCCTTGGGCGGCGAAGGACGTGACGAAGCCGAAGCCGAGCGCGGCATAGGCCGGCGCCACGATGCGCAAATAGGTCATGCCTTCGCTCACCACTTCGGCATCGCGGCTGAAGAGATTGAGCCAGGCGGTCGGGAAGATCGCGACCAGTAGGCCAATCGTCCCGGTCATGACCATGCCGACGATGCCGCTGATCCAGCCGATCCGGCGCGCCCGCGCGGTCTGGCCCGCGCCCATGTTGACGCCGACCATGGTCAGGGTCGCCGTGCTAATGCCGAACAGCAGCGGGATCATGATGTAGTCGAGCCGCGAGGCGATGCCGTAGCCGGCGAGCGCGGAGGTGCCGAACAGGCCGACCGCGCCGGTGACGAGGATGACGGTGAGGTTGGTCAACACCGCGTTGAAGGCGGTTGGGATGCCGACCGTCAGCATGTCGCCGAAGATTTTTGGGCGCAGCGGCACGATGTGCAGCTTCAGGCCTGTCGCACCCGATGCCATGTAGCGCAGCAGGAACAGCATGGCCGCGCCATAATAGAGGCCGAAGGCGACGCCGGCGCCGCCGATGCCGAGCCGCGGGATCGGCCCGAGGCCGAAGATCAGCGCCGGCGAGACCGGGATGGTCACGATTGCGCCGACCAGCGTCACCAGCGCGGGCACCTTGACGTTGCCCGAGCCACGCAGCGCCGCCGCCTGGAGGTTGACGATCCACACCGGAATGGCGCCGGCGAACAGATAGTTGGAATAGGTGGTGGCCGCAGCGAGCGCATCGCCCTGGCCGCCGAGGGTCCGGTAGAGCCACGGGCCGCCGAGAGTCACGCCGAGCGTGAACACACCGCCGGCGAGGATGGCGAGCACGACGGCATGAAACAGCGCCGCCTCGGCGTCATCACGGCGCCCCGCCCCGACCGCGCGCGCGACCGAGGACGCAACGCCAGAGCCGAACCCGCCGTTCGACATCATGGTCATCAGCATGAAGATGGGGAACACCAGCGCGGCGCCCGCCAGCGCGTCGGTACCGAGGAACCCGACATAATAGGCCTCGGCAATATTCACCGCGGTCTGAGCCACCAGCACGGTCACGGTCGGCGCGGCCAGCTTGAGCAGCGTGGGCAGGATCGGCGCGGTCAGCAGTGCCGCTCGCCGCTGCTCCGCCGCGCTTAGGGTGCCGGCGGCGCCTGGGGTGACGGCGGCGCCTGGCGAAGCCGCCTGGCGAAGCGGAGCCGCGGCATGGGCCGCGACTTGTGCGGCGGGCAAGGCCGGGGCGGCGGCATCCTCGACTGACATGGCCACGGTCCTTGCGTGCCTGCCGGACCGCCGCCGATCGGCCGCCCATTGCATTATGCTCATAATGTAATATTATGATCGTAATGCAATAGCCCCCTCCTCACGATTTCGTTGGCCGGGGTGGGCATCCCAAGGAGGCGCGATTGGCGCGGTACGACAAGGGACACCGGGACGCGACGCGGCCGCACATCATCGACGTCGCCTCGGCGCAGTTCCGCGAGAGGGGCATCGCCGCCGTGGGTCTCGCCGGCATCATGTCCGCGGCCGGCCTGACCAACGGCGCCTTCTACACACATTTCGAATCCAAGGAGGATCTGGTGCGCGCGGTGCTGCTGGATGCGCTTGAGCGGCGCGAGCAGCGGCACAAGGACAATCTCGAAAACGGCATCGCCCTGGAGACTACGATCCGCGACTACCTCTCGCCGCGCCATCGCGACCACGCCGGGACCGGCTGCCCGACCGCGGCGCTGGCGTCCGAGATCGCGCGGCATCCGAAGACGACGCGCGATGCCTTCACCGCAAAGATGTCCGACATCATTGCGCTGATGGCGGCGCAGATGCCGGATGGCACGGCTGCGGAGCGCCGGCGGCGCGCGATGTCGGTCTATGCGACCATGGTCGGCGCGCTGCAATTGTCGCGGGCCGTGAGCGACAAGCAGTTGTCGGAGGAAATTCTGGAGAACGCGGTGAAGGCCGCGTTGGCGCTTGCGAATGGGCGGTGACGCGTTCGAAATCTTCGGCGACCCAACTGCGGCCGCTCTCCGACCCAGCTAGACGATGCCGCTTTGCCGGAGCGCGGCGATCGCGGCCGCGTCATAGCCGAGCTCCGCGAGGACACGATCGGTATGCTCGCCGAGCGTCGGCGGGCGGCTCGCGATGTCACCCGGCGTTTCCGACAGCCGCACGGCGGCCCGCGCCACCGGCGCGGGCTTCGGCAAGCCCGGATAATCGACGTCCTGCATGAAGC
Protein-coding regions in this window:
- a CDS encoding ABC transporter ATP-binding protein, which produces MAEQHISMLSLRGLTRRFGGLTAVDAIDLDLARGGLVSIIGPNGAGKTTLFNLVTGLDRPDAGQVRFEGQDITGLSPERLAAEGIARTFQLGRVFGNLSVMDNVLIGAHTRLRAVKPAVPVIGPLLELGLALLRPASVKAEEERLREEVKAILARFGERLLPRIDQPAYSLSYANRRRVEIARALALKPRLLLLDEPTAGMNPTETAEMQGLVAELKAEGLTILLIEHKLEMVMRLSDRVIVMDEGKKIAEGPGEQVRGDPKVIEAYLGHGLSGAAEQESAA
- a CDS encoding ABC transporter permease — protein: MSSWLDYTINGLIVGNVYALVAVGLALIFGVSRLINFAQGSIYLVGAYIGWVAVVQLHTPLPLTIIVVAVAAALVGLIIERFGLRPLQNSVRIAPLLATIGISFVLDQLVMLTFSPNPRALPSQLPDVRFQIGGGTIGPLDLLIAGVGITSALLLFVFLRYSKLGWAVRATAQDRDAAMQMGVDVNRVNQAVFGIAAALGGVSGMLVGMYYNQIDTAMSLQATLKGVVAEVVGGAGNVPGAVIGSLLLGLVESYGVAVFGTSYRNLFAFLLLVVVLVLRPNGLFASARQAPPEPLTGTFIAPSRPVRIPRWALLVAAAAFAILPLFPVSFYVLQTLINAWLLGMLALSLTLVAGTIGQVSLGHAALLAIGAYTSALLSLSFAVPVGLAIIGGGLMSAALGTALISPSFRLRGHYVSIATLAIGEIVSLVILNWESVTRGPIGISGIPPLSLFGYDLVSPSSVYWFSLAVMVVLALLQARLLGSHLGRSFRAIRDDDIAARAYGLSLNRYKSLAFIFGGFAAGVSGGIAAHLYSYINHETFNTQQSILALTVVILGGLGNVVGAIVGSVALVGLPELFRIAAEYRILIYGIVLLLLVRFRPQGLLGTM
- a CDS encoding ABC transporter substrate-binding protein, whose protein sequence is MSNIDRRTLVKGSLAAMMAGAAFSRSAFAQSSEPILLGVSGPLTGPNAQYGTQWKQGFDLALDEIQAAGGINGHKLAYSFEDSQSDPRQSVAIAQKFVSDPRIVMELGDFSSPASMAASPIYQRGGLVQFGFTNSHPDFTKGGDFMWSTSVSQADEQPLLAAYAVKRLGLKKLAILHLNTDWGRTSRDYFVKAAKEYGAEIAVTEGYIAEERDFRSTLVRVRDASPDGLILISYYSDGALIARQARQVGLKQTICAASSVYSPKFLELGGEAVEDVHLGTRYFPEDPRPEVKKFITGFKAKYNGQEPDAFNAYAYDAMNMAAAVVRIGGTDRRAIRDAFAKVKDVSSVIFGSATFDVESRRVKGAMNAELVVRKGQFALWDGKPT
- a CDS encoding alkylhydroperoxidase domain protein gives rise to the protein MSAANTVNPPVVFTQDELGWVSWIDPLPEAELTERHFAGLVDRARAKSEYFRLLVRDPEVLEARTKTDKDIFYNVADGLPRAERELAAAATSRYNGCIYCASVHARFASTYSKRRDDVQRLLDEGVEADLGERWNAVVKASVALAATPIAFGPDNVEELRRAGLDDAEIVDVINGASFFNWANRLMLSLGEPSK
- a CDS encoding CMD domain protein yields the protein MATKDIIDTLAGIEPGSALDGIRAKRVQARENAQKSYLSLFEPIDAGDFSLSERAAVAFFVIGLHREPVVAAFYRAKLAATAEGARLVEAIEVEIARGATSGPYGAFPAGPLSVENTAGLIYRVSAERKPDLGPRLVAALEHAHLLVFRPRDAASADMKALLAAGWSNTGIVTFSQLVAFLSFQVRVVTGLRVLGASLGRTANAAAGA
- a CDS encoding putative FMN-dependent luciferase-like monooxygenase, which codes for MKRFANLKRLGFFTRLLDEAPPADRYRFAAEQIVRAEKAGLDSAWIAQHHFHEREGGLPSPFTFLGYVAAQTSRIRLGTGIVTLPLENAVRVAEDAAVLDLLCDGRFELGVGTGGNPSAFAAFGLDGAQRNEIFARNLEVVRTALAGKPLTGGDTLYPQRPQLDGRIWQATFSVAGGARAGKAGDGLLLSRTQPRAKDAPRATLAEIQNPIIDAYLEALPPGREPRIMASRSVFVADDHREAMRLADIGLRRALPQFMKGGHLPPGETLAEMITAFDTHVGAADEVIASLRGDATLERVTDLVFQAHSVDAPHPYILRSIELVADKVAPALGWTRTAAQDVALAG
- a CDS encoding MetQ/NlpA family ABC transporter substrate-binding protein → MSFRLPLILSTVLAAWLATATAETIKIGVTPGPHAQILEAVKPIAARQGLDIQLLEFSDYAVPNAALDAGEIQANSFQNQPYLDNQKADRGYKIEAVGLTVNFPIGVYSKKHKAFADIPEGGKVSIPNDPTNGGRVLLLLRDKGVIKLKDGTGFKPTVLDITENPKKLKFIEVDAAQAPRALDDVDAAAINTNYATQAGLDPVKDPILREDPKGPYVNLIAVRTADKDKPWVKVLVDSYHTPEVKEFVLTKFKGAVLPSW
- a CDS encoding MATE family efflux transporter encodes the protein MSVEDAAAPALPAAQVAAHAAAPLRQAASPGAAVTPGAAGTLSAAEQRRAALLTAPILPTLLKLAAPTVTVLVAQTAVNIAEAYYVGFLGTDALAGAALVFPIFMLMTMMSNGGFGSGVASSVARAVGAGRRDDAEAALFHAVVLAILAGGVFTLGVTLGGPWLYRTLGGQGDALAAATTYSNYLFAGAIPVWIVNLQAAALRGSGNVKVPALVTLVGAIVTIPVSPALIFGLGPIPRLGIGGAGVAFGLYYGAAMLFLLRYMASGATGLKLHIVPLRPKIFGDMLTVGIPTAFNAVLTNLTVILVTGAVGLFGTSALAGYGIASRLDYIMIPLLFGISTATLTMVGVNMGAGQTARARRIGWISGIVGMVMTGTIGLLVAIFPTAWLNLFSRDAEVVSEGMTYLRIVAPAYAALGFGFVTSFAAQGTGRAMGPLASSIARILIAAGGGWIAVASFGAGMAGLATMVAVALVAYAAICALVMLSPSTWRSE
- a CDS encoding TetR family transcriptional regulator — encoded protein: MARYDKGHRDATRPHIIDVASAQFRERGIAAVGLAGIMSAAGLTNGAFYTHFESKEDLVRAVLLDALERREQRHKDNLENGIALETTIRDYLSPRHRDHAGTGCPTAALASEIARHPKTTRDAFTAKMSDIIALMAAQMPDGTAAERRRRAMSVYATMVGALQLSRAVSDKQLSEEILENAVKAALALANGR